From Vitis vinifera cultivar Pinot Noir 40024 chromosome 14, ASM3070453v1, a single genomic window includes:
- the HT9 gene encoding sugar carrier protein C — translation MAPLVGIKAGGFMGPSGGDHVEYPGKLTWSVLISCVLGAMGGLIFGYDIGISGGVTSMPTFLEKFFPSVYKKEELDKSTNQYCKFDSQILTLFTSSLYLAALVSSLVASYATRRFGRRLSMLVGGLIFMVGAILNAFAVNILMLIFGRILLGFGVGFATQAVPIYVSEMAPYKHRGALNNVFQLSITIGILVANVVNYFTAKIEGGWGWRVSLGGAAIPAVFISVVAWILPNTPNSMIEKGELQQAREMLCRIRGVSDREIEAEYIDLVAASEASRRVQHPWRNLRLREYRPQLVMSILIPALQQLTGINVVMFYAPVLFQSLGFGNNASLFSAVITGLVNMLATFVAVFGTDKWGRRKLFIEGGIQMLIFQVAVAVLIALKFGVSGNVTELPEWYSIIVVMCICIYVSAFAWSWGPLGWLVPSEIFPLEIRSAAQSITVSVNMFFTFGVAEVFLSMLCGLKYGLFIFFSVFVAIMTVFIYVFLPETKGIPIEEMRVVWKRHWYWKRFMPDHDDQQVNGNSV, via the exons ATGGCTCCATTAGTGGGGATCAAGGCTGGCGGTTTCATGGGTCCTAGTGGTGGCGATCACGTAGAATACCCAGGCAAACTTACTTGGTCCGTCTTGATAAGCTGTGTGTTGGGTGCCATGGGTGGCTTAATCTTTGGTTACGATATTGGAATTTCAG GCGGAGTGACTTCGATGCCGACATTCTTAGAGAAATTTTTCCCCTCAGTTTATAAGAAAGAGGAATTGGATAAGTCAACGAATCAGTACTGTAAATTTGATAGTCAAATACTAACATTATTCACGTCTTCGCTCTACTTGGCGGCTTTGGTCTCTTCGTTGGTAGCTTCATACGCCACTAGAAGATTTGGGCGCAGGTTATCCATGTTGGTTGGTGGCTTGATTTTCATGGTTGGTGCCATTCTTAATGCTTTTGCCGTCAATATTCTCATGCTTATTTTTGGACGTATCCTTTTGGGCTTTGGAGTTGGTTTTGCCACTCAG GCGGTGCCAATATACGTATCAGAAATGGCTCCATACAAACACCGGGGTGCTCTCAACAACGTATTTCAGTTGTCAATCACCATTGGCATTTTGGTTGCCAATGTGGTTAACTACTTCACCGCCAAGATCGAGGGTGGATGGGGATGGCGTGTTAGTTTGGGCGGCGCTGCAATTCCCGCCGTCTTCATATCAGTCGTAGCATGGATTCTTCCCAACACCCCCAACTCCATGATCGAGAAGGGTGAGCTTCAACAGGCCAGAGAGATGCTCTGTCGCATTCGCGGCGTCAGCGATAGGGAGATTGAAGCCGAGTACATTGATCTGGTGGCTGCAAGTGAAGCTTCAAGACGAGTACAACACCCCTGGAGAAACCTTCGCCTTAGAGAATATAGGCCTCAGCTGGTAATGTCCATCCTCATCCCGGCCTTGCAGCAGCTCACCGGCATCAATGTCGTCATGTTTTATGCCCCCGTGCTCTTCCAATCACTGGGCTTCGGGAACAACGCTTCACTCTTCTCGGCTGTTATCACCGGTCTTGTCAATATGTTAGCAACCTTTGTGGCCGTGTTTGGCACTGATAAGTGGGGTAGGAGAAAGCTTTTCATAGAGGGTGGAATCCAAATGCTTATATTCCAG GTTGCAGTGGCAGTTCTGATAGCACTCAAATTTGGGGTATCAGGGAATGTGACAGAATTGCCAGAATGGTACTCCATTATTGTAGTGATGTGCATTTGTATCTACGTTTCTGCCTTCGCATGGTCATGGGGTCCTCTGGGATGGTTGGTTCCCAGCGAAATTTTCCCACTTGAGATTCGGTCGGCTGCTCAGAGTATAACAGTATCAGTGAATATGTTTTTCACCTTCGGAGTTGCTGAAGTCTTCCTGAGCATGCTTTGTGGGCTAAAGTACGGCTTGTTCATATTCTTTTCGGTTTTCGTGGCTATTATGACAGTGTTCATCTATGTCTTCCTGCCAGAGACCAAGGGCATTCCAATCGAGGAGATGAGGGTGGTGTGGAAGAGGCACTGGTATTGGAAGAGATTCATGCCCGACCACGACGACCAACAAGTTAATGGAAACTCTGTCTAG